In Actinoplanes lobatus, the DNA window ATCTCGGTGGCGATCCGGTACGCCGACGCCTCGATCTCGTTCTTCTGGAAGCCCGCCTCGATGGCGTCGACCGACGAGCCGAACTCGAAGACCCGGTCGATGAGCGCGGTCGCCTCCTGCTCGACGGCGTCGGTGAGCGCCTCCACCGCGTACGAGCCGGCGAACGGGTCGACCGTGCCGGTCAGGCCGCTCTCGTAGGCGAGCACCTGCTGGGTGCGCAGGGCGAGCCGGGCCGACTTCTCGGTGGGCAGGGCGATCGCCTCGTCGTACGAGTTGGTGTGCAGCGACTGGGTGCCGCCGGCCACCGCGCCGAGCGCCTGGATCGCCACCCGGACCAGGTTGACCTCCGGCTGCTGCGCGGTGAGCTGCACGCCCGCGGTCTGGGTGTGGAACCGCAGCATCAGCGACTTCGGGTCCTTGGCACCGAACTCGTCGCGCATGATCCGCGCCCACATCCGGCGGGCCGCGCGGAACTTGGCGATCTCCTCCAGCAGCGTGGTCCGGGCCACGAAGAAGAACGACAGCCGGGGCGCGAAGTCGTCGACGGCCAGGCCCGCGGCGATCGCGGCCCGGACGTACTCGATGCCGTTGGCCAGGGTGAACGCGATCTCCTGCGCGGGCGAGGCGCCGGCCTCGGCCATGTGGTAGCCGGAGATCGAGATGGTGTTCCACTTCGGGATCTCGGCCTTGCAGTAGGCGAACGTGTCGGCCACCAGGCGCAGCGACGGTTTGGGCGGGAAGATGTACGTCCCGCGGGCGATGTATTCCTTCAGGATGTCGTTCTGGATCGTGCCCTGGAGCGCTGCGCCGGGGACCCCCTGCTCCTCGGCGACCAGCTGGTAGAGCAGCAGCAGCACCGACCCGGGCGCGTTGATCGTCATGGAGGTGGACACCTGGTCCAGCGGGATGCCGGCGAAGAGCTGCCGCATGTCGTCGATCGAGTCGATGGCGACGCCCACCTTGCCGACCTCGCCGTGCGCGATCGGGTCGTCGGAGTCGTAACCCATCTGGGTGGGCAGGTCGAAGGCCACCGAGAGGCCCATCGTGCCGGCCGCCAGTAACTGGTGGTAACGGGCGTTCGACTCGGCCGCGGTGCCGAACCCGGCGTACTGCCGCATGGTCCACGGCCGTTTCGTGTACATCGTCGGGTAGACGCCGCGCGTGTAGGGATAGTGACCGGGCTCGTCGGCCCCGGCGTTCACCGGCACGTCAGCAGGGCCGTACACCGGCTTGATGGGGAACCCTGACTCTGCATTCACACGGGTGATCCTAAGACTCGTTAAGGCCGCCGACCGTGAGGAATTTGCCACCCTGCGTTCGCCCTGGGGCCACCC includes these proteins:
- a CDS encoding acyl-CoA mutase large subunit family protein, producing the protein MNAESGFPIKPVYGPADVPVNAGADEPGHYPYTRGVYPTMYTKRPWTMRQYAGFGTAAESNARYHQLLAAGTMGLSVAFDLPTQMGYDSDDPIAHGEVGKVGVAIDSIDDMRQLFAGIPLDQVSTSMTINAPGSVLLLLYQLVAEEQGVPGAALQGTIQNDILKEYIARGTYIFPPKPSLRLVADTFAYCKAEIPKWNTISISGYHMAEAGASPAQEIAFTLANGIEYVRAAIAAGLAVDDFAPRLSFFFVARTTLLEEIAKFRAARRMWARIMRDEFGAKDPKSLMLRFHTQTAGVQLTAQQPEVNLVRVAIQALGAVAGGTQSLHTNSYDEAIALPTEKSARLALRTQQVLAYESGLTGTVDPFAGSYAVEALTDAVEQEATALIDRVFEFGSSVDAIEAGFQKNEIEASAYRIATEIDAGERVVVGVNRFTVAEEEKYEPLRVDPAIEAAQVARLAKLRAERDEPAVQAALADLAKAAAGSVNVLPLMKEALRLRATVGEVCHTLRGVWGVHRPVERF